A genomic window from Silene latifolia isolate original U9 population chromosome 11, ASM4854445v1, whole genome shotgun sequence includes:
- the LOC141614793 gene encoding uncharacterized protein LOC141614793 yields MKLVNMFSRAPRVIQYEAASAFFDLNIKEGQKVSPHVLKLIEHVETLKSHKVEIPDELVIDRILHSLSKIKAYVQFRVNFNMQDKKVSLDELHKMLVQAERDMGLSVSTTKDVLNINQKSKGTFKKSGKKGKKRTPNRNKAKTYEASSSKPKYSAPSGDKCHYCCGVGHWKRNCSKYLGDIKAGKVTPVGPPPSKDKGKEKQT; encoded by the coding sequence atgaagcttgtgaacatgttttcacgagctcctagggtcattcaatatgaggcggcttccgcattctttgatcttaacatcaaagagggccaaaaggtgagcccacatgtgctcaagttgatagagcatgttgagaccttgaaatcgcataaggtggaaattcccgatgaactcgtgattgatcgaattcttcattccctaagcaaaatcaaagcatatgttcaattccgggtgaattttaatatgcaagataagaaggtttcccttgatgagttgcacaaaatgcttgtgcaagccgaaagggatatggggctaagtgttagcaccaccaaagatgtgctcaatatcaatcaaaagagcaaaggaaccttcaagaaaagtgggaaaaagggaaagaagcgaactcccaacaggaacaaagctaagacttatgaagcaagctcctccaagcccaagtacagtgccccatccggggacaagtgccactattgttgtggtgttgggcattggaagagaaactgttccaagtatcttggcgacatcaaagctggaaa